GAAAGGTTTTTCACTCGATAATAACATCTCCCTAAAAGCAAAAATAAAAGGGCGGCAGGTTATTATAAAAACTAACGTAAACGCGCACACGCTTAAATATGGATGGGAACCTTATACGGATGCCAATCTTTATAATAGTGAAGGGCTACCTGCATCTACCTTTGCTATAGCAGTGGAATAATATTAGCCGTCTGTTCTTTTATTTACCTGCTCCCTGAATGATTTTGGTGTTTGCTGGCTTCTTGCCTTAAAGACCGTAGAAAAATAAGCGGGTGATGAAAATCCGCATGCATAGGCTATTTCAGCGACCGGTAAACTGGAATTTAATAACAGGTATCTTGCTTTTTTTACCCTTGCATCCAGTATATAATCGTTTACATTGCAGTCCAGCAGTTGCTTTACTTTCCGGTACAGTTGCACCCTGGAAATAGAAAGATGCTGGCAGATATCTTCTACACTGAGTTGGTCATTTCCCAGGTTTTCCGCTACAACAGCGGTGAAGTCATTGACGAATTTACGATCAGGTTTATTGGACCGGGAGGTATGCATCCTGGTTTCAGGCTCTGCTATGTAGTGGGTTTTTAGCAGCGCCCGGTTGTTGAGGGTGCTGGCAATGCTTTCTCCCAGGTATGCGAGGTTGAAAGGTTTGCTGATATAGGCGTCTGCATTATGTTGCATACCTTTTATTCTTTGTTCCTCGCTGTTGTTGGCGCTCAGCAGGATCACCGGAATATGCGATGTGCGGATATCTTTTTTTAGCGTCTCTAACACCTGTATACCGTTCATGCCGGGCAGCATAATATCGCAGAGGATCAGATCCGGTATGTGTTGAAAGGCAAGCTGCAAACCTTCGGCACCGTTGCCGGCATGAAATACTTCGTATTGCCCGCCCAGATGCCCCGCCAGGAAACTATTCAGATCCGGATGATCTTCTATAATTAGCAGGGAATACTTATGTTCTTTTGCGGGAGATGATGTTGGTGTAACAGGAATGATGTGCTTCGGTTCTTCCACATAACCTTGTATGGCGTGGTTGATGATATGCACGCTTTCCGCTTCCTGGCATATCTCTTCAGGCGTAAATGGATCACTGCTGCAAGGCAGGGTGATAGTAAAGGTGGTTCCTGTGTCCTTACTGCTTTGCACACGGATGGTGCCGTGGTGAAGCGCAATGATTTCCCGGGTGAGCGCCAGACCTATACCTGTACCTTTGTGTTCACTCCCCCTGTTCTGATAAAATAATTCAAAGGCATGTGCCAGCGTGGTTTTATCCATACCGGCGCCATCATCCTCTATGCGGATAGTCGTCTCCTGGCTGTTCTCCGGCTTTTCCAGGTATATGTGCACCTTGCCATAGTCGGTAGTAAACCTGAATGCATTGGATAACAGGTTGTATAACACCCGGTCAAACAGGTGCTGGTCAAACCAGGCTTTAATGCCCGGTTGCCGGCTGATGAGCCGGAAGTCGATATGTTTTTTAACAGCAACGCCTTTGAAGGCTTCCATAATATCGGTGATGAATGCAGGTAGTTCGTGCTCGGATACTTTCAGCGGCAGTTTACCACTTTCTATACGACGGAATTCCAGTAGCTGATTCACCAGCCGCATCAGGCGTACAACGTTCCTGTGCATCAGGTCCAGCTGTTGTTTTTGTATGGATGAAAATTGCCGGTCGTCCAGCAGGCTTTCCAGTGGCGCCTGTATGAGGGTTAAAGGTGTGCGGAATTCGTGGGAGAGGTTGGTGAAGAAGGCAAACTTTGCTTCTGTGGCTTCCTGTGCTTTGGCTGTCATTTCCACCAGCTGGTCGCGTTGTTGAAGTATCTCATCACGCTGTTGTTTCAACTGACGGTTGATGCGGCGGTTGGTACGCAATATAAAGAACAGCACAATACCCAGTAAAAAGGCGACACCGAGAATAGTGGCTACAATGCGTAACAGGTGTTGCTGATCCTGGTACAGGCGGCGTTGCTCCTGTAGCACTGACTGTTGCCCTTCTATTTCCTGGTGTTGTTCCTGTATTTTATCGATTTGCAGGCGCATCAGCTTTACATTGCTGCTGTCAATCAGTACCGTTTGTAAGCGGGTGTACCGGGGCGCTTTTTTACCTGCCAGTATATCGGCTGCCATATTGATGGCTTCCTTGCCGCCGCCCGGATATAGAAGGGAGGCGCTCAGTATTCCGCGGGATACGAGGTCTATGCCGCCATCAGAAGTAGGACTGGCATCTACGCCAATGAATTTGAGGTGAGATATTCCTTTTTCTTCGCAATAACGGAACAGGCTATACGCCATTACATCATTCTGTGCAAATACCACATCGGCTTGCCGGATAGTGGCTTCCTGCCGGATGGCGGCTTCTCTTGTTTTGCCGGGTACCCAGTTCCCTTCCAGGCTGGCAGTTATTTGTAGCCCGGGATATTGTACCAGCTCATCCCGGAAACCCTGGTGTCTTTCTATGGTAGGAGAAGAACCCGGTAATCCGGTCACTTCAATGATCCGGCCTTTACCTCCCAGTTGCCCGGCTATATATTTTGCTGCGAGTTTGCCTATGTTATAGTTATCGCCGCCTATATATGCCGTAAAGGAATCGGTGGCAGCTTTGCGGTCCAGAATAATCACCGGAATTCCCCGGCGGTATACTTCTGCGATAACAGGCGCGAGTGGTTGCGCCTCATTGGGTGATACGAGTAGTATGTCTATTTTTTCCGCCAGCAATTGTTGTATCTGGCTGATCTGTCGTTTGCTGTCGTCTTCCGCATCCTTATATAATAACTGCATTTCCGGATGATAGAAAAGCTGTCGCTTCATTTCCACCAGCATGTTCCTCCGCCAGTCATCATTACCGGTGCATTGTGAAAAACCAATACGGTATTTCGGCGCTTTTTCCTGCCGGCAACCTATACTGAATAATATAAGCAACAGGCAACAAACATACATATACCTGGTAAGTGTAGTGGACAACTTGGCTGGTTTTAACGTGGTTGTAATGTTCTTTTTTCAAAAGATAATGATACGGAATTAGAAATGATCTGTCAATGATGTTATTTGTATTATATGTAAATATTTTATTTTTAATCAGATATAATATTTTTCAGCAAGATACAATTTTGAAAGAAATAGCGCCTATACCGCAACGTATCCCTTTCGGGAAATGGTAGGTTTGAAGTGTAAACAATACTGCGTTATGAAACCGGGTATCGTTCTATTTCCGCTTACAGGGAAATACGGATACATCGTTCCATACTGCCGTGAAAAAATCAATGATTAAAGTATGAACAACAACGTCGTTTTCTTTTGGGCTTTCGTGGTAGCATTAGGCGGTTTTCTCTTCGGTTTTGATACGGCTGTTATTTCGGGCGCAGAGCAGGCTATTCAGCAACACTGGCATTTAACGGAAGTGCAACATGGTTTTACCGTATCCATCGCATTAATAGGAACGGTATTCGGGGCGTTGGGCGGAAGCATTCCTTCAGACAGGTTAGGTCGCAAAACAACCCTGATACTGGTGGCGCTGGTATTCCTGCTGTCTGCCGTAGCTACAGCGATGGCTACCAACTGGTATCTCTTCCTGATCTGCCGTTTTATTGGTGGTCTGGGTGTGGGTGCATCTTCTGTAGCTGCGCCTGTGTATATTTCCGAGGTATCTCCCGCGCAATACAGGGGACGCATGGTAGCATTTTTCCAGTTCAACGTGGTGTTTGGGATTTTGATTTCTTATCTCTCCAATTTTATGATAGGAACCGATGGTGAAAATTCATGGCGTCTGATGCTGGGCATACAGGCGGCGCCGGCGGCGTTGTTCCTGGTGTTGCTGCGCTGGGTACCGGAAAGTCCCCGCTGGTTGTTATTACACCGTAAGAAAGAAGCGCAGGCAATAGCCACGCTGCAAATCATCAACCCGGTCGGCTACCAGGATGATATTATCACTATCCGTCAATCGCAGCAACCGGCGCCGGGCGCCAACTCCGGGGAAAGGCTTTTTACCGCTAAATACCGCGTACCCATGATGCTGGCCGTATTATTTGCAGTATTCAACCAGGTATCCGGTATCAATGCGATTATATATTATGCGCCCCGTATTTTTGAGATGGCCGGACTGGGCGCCGGTTCTTCCCTGCTCTCTACGGTGGGGATTGGCGTGGTGAATTTCGTATTCACATTAACGGCTATACGCTTTATTGATAAGATTGGGCGCCGCCGTTTAATGTATATAGGCACCGCAGGATTGATTGTCACCCTGGGCCTGGTAGCCTTCTCTTTTTATACGCATGCCGGAGGTATCGCTGTTGTGTCGTATCTTTTATTATACATTGCCTTCTTTGCCTTTTCACAGGGAGCAGTAATATGGGTGTTCATTGCGGAAATCTTCCCCAACAAGGTGCGCGCCAAAGGACAAACACTGGGTAGCTTTACGCACTGGATCATGGCTGCCGTTATCGCATTTACATTTCCATACCTGGCCAGTCATATCGGCGGTGGGTATATCTTCCTTTTCTTTTGCGTGATGATGGTATTGCAACTGCTATTCGTATGGCGCCTGATGCCGGAAACAAAAGGACGAACATTGGAAGAGATAGAAATGACTATGATAGCACATTAAAAAGATCTATAAAAAACAGCTAACAGCTATGACAAAACATAACATCGTAAGCATGGGAGAAATCCTCTGGGATATATTGCCGGACCAGGAACTACCGGGTGGTGCGTCGCTGAATGTGGCCTATCACCTGCAAAAACTGTCGCAACATGTGGCAATGGTATCCAGGGTTGGAACAGACGATTACGGGCAACGCCTGTTGCAGCTCATGGAACAGCAGCAACTCTCCACCGCTTATATTCAGCAGGATAGTGAGCATGTTACGGGTAAAGTATTTGCCCACATGGATGAAAACAATGATATGCAGTATGATATCGTATATCCGGTAGCATGGGATCATATTTCCTGGAATGATTCACTGGAAAAGTTATTGCAGGGCGATGAGCTGCAATATGTACTGTATGGTAGTTTACAGGCGCGTCATGAAGTAACCCGCAGCACCCTCAGTAAGGTAATACAAACAAATGTACGCAAGGTACTGGACATCAACCTGCGCGCGCCTTACTACTCACAGGAACTCCTGGAATGGTTAATGAACAGCTGTGACCTGCTGAAGATGAACATTGCAGAACTGGTACTCATCAGTTCCTGGTACGGCAGTTATGACACCAATGAAGCGCGCATCCAGGCGTTGGCCGCCCGCTTCAATATTGATACCATCGTGGTAACGTTGGGTGGCGACGGATGCATGGGTTATATAAAAGAAGCATTTTACTATCAGTCGGGACTAAAGGTAAAGGTGGCAGATACCATTGGCAGCGGTGATGCTTTCCTGGCGGGATTTCTCACCTGTCAGCTTCGTGAATGCACACCGGAATACAGTCTTGCTTACGCGAATGCGCTGGGGGCGTTGGTAGCATCAAAATCCGGTGGCTGCCCCGCTTATGATCCGCAGGAAATAGCAGTATTAATGAAGACGGCTATCTCATCCTGATAAATAAATATTTTAGTATGAAGATGAAATTGTTTTTCATGTTACTGGCGGGACTACTGCCGGTATTGCTGCATGCGCAGGACAACCCCGTTCCTACGCCGCAATGGCGGCCGGTATACCACTTTACGCCACAAAAGAACTGGATGAATGACCCGAATGGATTGATTTACCTCAATGGGGTTTATCACTTGTATTATCAACATAATCCTTTTGAAAATAAATGGGGACATATGAGCTGGGGGCATGCTACCAGCAAGGATCTGATAAACTGGAAGCACCTGCCTGTAGCCATCCCGGAAATAGAAGGGAAAGATACCACCACCTGGATATTTTCAGGTTCGGCGGTGTGGGATAAACACAATACCAGCGGTTTTGGTAAGAATGGCAAAGGTCCTGTAGTAGCTATTTATACGGGAGATCAGCCCAAGCAGAAAAAGGAATCGCAGTTCATTGCCTACAGCAATGATGGCGGACTTACCTATACTAACTATGCCAATAATCCGGTCATAGACCTCAGGAAAGGAGATTTCCGCGATCCCAGTGTTATCTGGCTGGAAGACCAGCAGAAATGGTTGATGAGTGTAGCTCATCCTGGTATACAAAAGATCGAATTTTATAGTTCTGCCAACTTGAAGGACTGGGAATTATTAAGTGAATTTGATCGCCAGGGAGATACCAGGAGGATGTGGGAATGCCCGTCCCTTACACCCTTTTTTGTAGACGGTGATCCTGCAAAGAAAAAATGGTTGTTGATGATTTCCTCCAGCAGCCCTGGTGATGGCGTAGGCATGCAATACTTTACCGGAGATTTTGATGGCCGCACATTTACAAATGATAACCACGCGGCCACTAAATTATTTGTGGACTATGGCAGAACATTCTTTGCCGCTATTCCCTTCAATCATTTGCCAGGCGATGCGAAAACCATGCTGGGCTGGCTCGTTCCTTTTGAAACGCCTACTCACCCATGGCGTGGACAAATGTCCATTGCACGTGATCTGGCACTGAAAACTACACCGGAAGGTATCCGCTTATACCAACAGCCGGCAGCAGTATTGAATGCTTACCTGAAAAAACTGTCCGCCGCAAAAACGATGTTGAAACGGAACATCACGATCAACAACAATGAACTGGCATTGAGCAGTGCTAAAAGTTTTAATACCAATACCAACTGGATAGACGCCACTTTTACAACCGGTACAGCGCAGGACTTCGGCTTCAAAATCGCGCAACAAAAAGACGGTAACAAGGTAGTGGCTGAAACGGTGGTAGGATATAATATGGCGCGCCAGGAACTCTATATCACGCAGGTAAAAGATGGTAAGGTGGTAGCAACGCTGGAAAAGATGGCGGTTAAACCGGTGAATAATAAAATAAGATTGCAGGTATTATTTGATAAATCTTCCCTGGAAATATTTGTGAACGACGGAGAGAAAGTACTCACTACCCTGTTATTTCCTGAAAAGAATGCTACCGGCTTCGCCGCTTTTGCAGCAGAAGGGGATGTGCAGCTGGATACGCTGAAAGTATGGAACCTGGATAAGATATTGTAGCAGATGATATGAAATAATTTAAACCAATAAAAGGCCGCATTTGCGGTCTTTTATTGGTTTAAAAAGAGGACAGCCCTAATGTCCTTTTACCACATAACCAAACAGGCCATGAGTTTCTTCACTGGGGCCCGCGGTGAAGAATAATTGATTCGGGTCTGCCATGGGTACATTATTTTCGAGTGCCCATAAGCCATAAATGGCCAGGGGAGTGCCGCCATTCATCAGTTGTCCGAGGAATTTTCCATCCTGGTCAAATACGCTGATGTGGCCATCTCCAAAGTTGCCGATAAGAATGGTGTTATCCACCTTCCAGAAGCCCGGTGTGGCTGGTACAATTCCCCAGGGCGAGTTAAGTGCTCCCTGTGATGTAAACCGCTTTACCAGTGAGCCATCGGGTTTGAAAATATCTACATATCCATTTCCTGCGCCAGCCTCATCATCATGTTTATCCGGTTTTTGTTTGGCATAAGTAACATACAGGTTGCCGCTGATATTCCGGATGTTAAAAGGTGCAAAGCCTGCAGGCATAGCCGGGTCCATAAATGGTTTGCCGGTCACGTAATGAAATGCTTTATCAAACACGTCTATTTTCCCTTCAAAAAAATTGGTGGCATACAAAAAGTTGTCTGCGCCATCCGTAGCCAGGGCAAGTCCTTTGTAAATGGCGCTGGCGGTAGATCTGTCTGCCATAATGGTAGCGGCATTACCGGCTCCCCAGGCAGCGATGGTGCCGTCTTCTGTGGCAAAAATAAACCTGCTGGGCTGGTCGCCAATGGTGAAGTCTGTTGTACTGTTAAATACAATGCCGGTGGGGGCGCCGATGCCGGAGCCACCAGGGGCCGGGATGCTGACGGCTGGCCGTAATGTGACCCCGTTTTTATCATATATGGTACTAAGACCGGTATGATTGGCCGTTAGCCAGAAGGGACCGGAAGGGGCAACGGCAATACCCCATGCATTTACGAGGCTGGAATCAATGATGGTGGCGCCAAGACCGGCCACGTCTGCCACAAGATTGGTTTGCAGGTAATTCGTTGGCGGCGGATTGTTGTCTGTTTTATGACAACCTGTATTTAGTATAAGCAGGATTAATAATATAAAAGCACCGCTGAGAATAGCAATGCCGCTACGTCCTTTGGTTTGTTTGCTGTAGCCCGGGCCGGGGTGTATGCTGATCACCGGTTGTTGCTCAAATAGTGGTGTCATTTTTTTTAAATTTTAACTGTGTGTAAATAAATGCTTACCAGGAAAGCCGTGTATTGCCATCATCAGTGCCGTTACAAATTATTTTTTGGGAGGCAGGCAGGGGAGTAAACAGGGCGGAGAGGTGTACCCATAACAGCTTACGGGGATACAGGCAAAAGAGTTGCCAGGAAAAATCCTTAATGACAGATTGACGCAGGAATGGAGGTACTGGCAGCCTATAATATGGTACCTTTGCCGTTATCAAAATGCGGATTTATATGAAACTGAATGTATTAACGAATGCGATAGACAGGTTGCGGGTTACCGCCTTTCTGGAAGGGATGTCTTTATTGATCCTGCTGGGTATTGCCATGCCCTTAAAATACATGGCTGATATGCCACAACCGGTCAGGGTGATAGGTATGGCCCATGGTATCCTGTTTTTATTATATGTGGTGCTGGTGATCAATGTAAAATTTGCACATAAATGGGCTATCGGAAAAACATTGGTGGCGCTGTGTGCATCCGTCATCCCTTTTGGAACATTTTATGTGGACGCAAAATGGCTGCGGGAAAATAAATGATAATCTGACACCAACAGTTACTATATTAGACATAAATTAAACGGGCGGGATAGCCATGATCCCGCATCCGTGAATAAGGTATAATATATTCCACGCATGGCTGGTTCATGTGACATTTGAGCAATCAAAAATAAACCGTGAGTTGTAGCGATGAAAAAATCACTGATCCTTATATCATTGGTAGCTATTGTTGGTGCTGCATTATTACTGATCAGGTTTACCGGCCGCTCCGTTAGTGCGGGGGCCGATGATCCGGACATGATTAGTTATAACTTTCAGATAAGACCTGTTTTTTCTGATAAATGTTTTGCCTGTCATGGACCCGATGCCAATAAACGGCAAGCGGGATTGAGGCTTGATATCGCAGCCGAAGCCTATAAAGCATTGAAAGAAAAACCGGATGCGCATGCCTTGGTACCCGGAAAGCCACATTTGTCGGAACTTTTTCTGCGCGTAAGCTCTACTGATACAGCCTATCAGATGCCACCACCATCGAGTCATTTGCCGGGCTTAACAGCCGCAGAAATAGCCATGGTGAAAAAATGGATTGAACAGGGCGCGAAATATGAAAAACACTGGGCCCTGGTAGTACCTGCCAAAGCGCCCATTCCAACAGTAGCAAACAGCAAGTGGCCAAAGAATGAAATAGATTTTTTTGTGCTGCAAAAGATGGAGCAGAAAAATCTTTCGCCCAATGAAGAAGCGGATAAAGAAAGACTACTGAAACGCGTTGCTTTAGACCTCACCGGATTGTTGCCTTCGGCAGCAGAAACAGACCGTTTTGTAAAAGATAATGCACCGGACGCCTATGAAAAGATGGTGGATGAATTCCTGAAAAAGCCCAGCTATGGCGAGCGTATGGCCATGCCCTGGCTGGACGTAGCCCGTTATGCTGATTCACACGGCTACCAGGATGACAACTACCGCTCTCAATGGCCCTGGCGCGACTGGGTGATCCATGCATTTAATGAAAACATGCCCTACGACCAATTCGCCACCTGGCAACTGGCGGGCGATCTTTTACCGGATGCCACGAAAGAACAGATACTGGCAACAGGTTTTAACCGCAACCACAAGATCACGGAAGAAGGTGGAGTGATTGATGAAGAATACCGTGTAAGCTATGTGCTGGACAGGGCCAATACTTTTGGCAAAGCATTCCTGGCCTACACCGTAGAATGTGCACAATGCCATGATCATAAATACGATCCATTTACACAGAAGAATTATTTTGAACTCTATGCTTTCTTTAATAATGTTAAAGAAGTAGGACTGGAATCAACTGTAGGGGGGGCGGAAACGTATGCCAAGAACCCCCGTATGGAAATAACCCAGGAAGATAAAGCAGGCATTTTGCGGTTTCTCCACCAAACAGACACCAACAAACTGGAAGTGTCTGTGATGAAAGAGAGGGATACCACCCGTAAATCATTTATACTTAGCAGGGGTAATTATGATGCACCTACTACGGAAGTGTATCCCGCCACACCGGCGTCTATCCTCCCGTTTCCTGACAACTACCCCAAAAATCGCCTCGGATTGGCGAAGTGGTTAGTTGATCCGAAAAATCCCTTAACAGCCAGAACTTTTGTAAACAGGGTATGGCAGGAATATTTTGGACGGGGTATTGTGAAGTCATCCGCCGATTTTGGTATGCAGGGCGATCTCCCTTCACATCCGAAATTGCTGGATTGGCTGGCGGTAGATTTTATGGAACATGGCTGGGATATTAAAAGACTGGTGAAGCAAATAGTGATGTCGGCTACTTACCGCCAATCGGCAACCATTAGTCCGGAGAAACTGAAAGCTGATCCCGACAACATTTACCTCTCTCATGCACCGCGCATCCGGATGAGTGCAGAGATGATCCGGGATATGGTGCTGGCCAGTAGCGGCTTGTTAAACCGGACTATCGGCGGACCCAGTGTAAAACCCTACCAGCCACCCGGATTGTGGGAAATGGCTACTTCCGGCAGGGGAATTTTAGCCAGCTACAAACAGGATCACGACAGCTTGTTATACAGAAGGGGTATGTACACTTTTATTAAACGTACCGTACCACCACCCAGCATGATGATATTTGATGCCAGCAACCGCGATCAGTGCGAAGTGATCAGGCTGCGGACCAATACGCCTTTACAGGCATTGATCATGATGAATGATCCCACCGTACTGGAAGCATCACGGATATTGGCGGATGAAATACTGAAAGATAAAAAAGCGCCCGGAGCAGCTATTAGCAATGGCTTTGCGAAGATCATCTGCCGCCATCCGGAGCAAAAGGAAACTGACATCCTGGTCAGTTACTGGAAAGAACAACAGGCTTATTTCAAAGCAAATCCAAAAGAAGCGGCTAAACTGATTAAAATAGGAGAATATAAGCCGGACGATCCAGCCGCCGCTATTGATTTGGCGGCCATGATGCAGGTAATGCAAATCATTTATAACATGGAAGAAGCCATCACAAAAACATAGTTATGGAAAAGGTATTATTCGAGGGTAGTCTGAACATCAACCGGCGCCGGTTTTTATCAAACCTGAGCATTGGTTTAGGCAGCGCCGCACTCGGTTCTTTATTGATCCCTGGTTTATTTGATGGCTCCTCACCCGAAGATGCTTCTTTTATGCCAGGTATCCCGCATTTTGCGCCCAAGGCCAAACGTGTGATCTACCTGTTTCAAAACGGTGCACCTTCCCAGCTGGAATCATTTGATTATAAGCCTAAGCTGAATGCTATGATGGGGCAGGAATTGCCTGAATCTATCCGGTCCGGGCAACGGCTGACCGGTATGACTTCCGGTCAGAAATCCTTCCCGCTGGTTGGTTCCTATTATAAATTCAATCAACACGGACAATCCGGTGCATGGGTAAGTGAATTATTTCCATATATGGCCAAGATTGTGGATGATCTCTGCATCGTGAAATCTATGAATACCGATGCGATCAATCATGATCCCGCCTTAACTTTTTTTCAAACAGGTTCACAGCAGGGAAACCGTGCCAGCATGGGTTCCTGGGTGAGTTACGGGTTAGGCACAGAGAATAAAAACCTGCCTGCTTTCTGTGTATTGCTGTCAAGAGGTAAAGGAAACGGACAAGGCGTTTATTCCAAATTATGGTCGAACGGATTTTTAGATTCCATTCACCAGGGTGTTCAGTTCAGCAGTGGTGAAAATCCCATTCTTTATTTGCAGGACCCTGAAGGTATGGACCGGGCAACGAGAAGAAAAATGCTGGACCAGGTAGCTGCGCTGAATGAGATCAATTACAAAGATTTTGGCGATCCTGAAATCGCTGCCAAGATACAACAGTATGAAATGGCATACCGCATGCAAACGGCCGTTCCCGACATCATGGATGTATCCAAGGAACCGGATGATATTGTAAAATTATATGGGGCTGATTGTTTGCAGCCAGGTACATATGCAGCCAACTGTTTGCTGGCACGCAAGCTCTCCGAAAATGGTGTCCGTTTCATTCAGCT
The Chitinophaga sp. MM2321 DNA segment above includes these coding regions:
- a CDS encoding substrate-binding domain-containing protein, encoding MSTTLTRYMYVCCLLLILFSIGCRQEKAPKYRIGFSQCTGNDDWRRNMLVEMKRQLFYHPEMQLLYKDAEDDSKRQISQIQQLLAEKIDILLVSPNEAQPLAPVIAEVYRRGIPVIILDRKAATDSFTAYIGGDNYNIGKLAAKYIAGQLGGKGRIIEVTGLPGSSPTIERHQGFRDELVQYPGLQITASLEGNWVPGKTREAAIRQEATIRQADVVFAQNDVMAYSLFRYCEEKGISHLKFIGVDASPTSDGGIDLVSRGILSASLLYPGGGKEAINMAADILAGKKAPRYTRLQTVLIDSSNVKLMRLQIDKIQEQHQEIEGQQSVLQEQRRLYQDQQHLLRIVATILGVAFLLGIVLFFILRTNRRINRQLKQQRDEILQQRDQLVEMTAKAQEATEAKFAFFTNLSHEFRTPLTLIQAPLESLLDDRQFSSIQKQQLDLMHRNVVRLMRLVNQLLEFRRIESGKLPLKVSEHELPAFITDIMEAFKGVAVKKHIDFRLISRQPGIKAWFDQHLFDRVLYNLLSNAFRFTTDYGKVHIYLEKPENSQETTIRIEDDGAGMDKTTLAHAFELFYQNRGSEHKGTGIGLALTREIIALHHGTIRVQSSKDTGTTFTITLPCSSDPFTPEEICQEAESVHIINHAIQGYVEEPKHIIPVTPTSSPAKEHKYSLLIIEDHPDLNSFLAGHLGGQYEVFHAGNGAEGLQLAFQHIPDLILCDIMLPGMNGIQVLETLKKDIRTSHIPVILLSANNSEEQRIKGMQHNADAYISKPFNLAYLGESIASTLNNRALLKTHYIAEPETRMHTSRSNKPDRKFVNDFTAVVAENLGNDQLSVEDICQHLSISRVQLYRKVKQLLDCNVNDYILDARVKKARYLLLNSSLPVAEIAYACGFSSPAYFSTVFKARSQQTPKSFREQVNKRTDG
- a CDS encoding sugar porter family MFS transporter, with the translated sequence MNNNVVFFWAFVVALGGFLFGFDTAVISGAEQAIQQHWHLTEVQHGFTVSIALIGTVFGALGGSIPSDRLGRKTTLILVALVFLLSAVATAMATNWYLFLICRFIGGLGVGASSVAAPVYISEVSPAQYRGRMVAFFQFNVVFGILISYLSNFMIGTDGENSWRLMLGIQAAPAALFLVLLRWVPESPRWLLLHRKKEAQAIATLQIINPVGYQDDIITIRQSQQPAPGANSGERLFTAKYRVPMMLAVLFAVFNQVSGINAIIYYAPRIFEMAGLGAGSSLLSTVGIGVVNFVFTLTAIRFIDKIGRRRLMYIGTAGLIVTLGLVAFSFYTHAGGIAVVSYLLLYIAFFAFSQGAVIWVFIAEIFPNKVRAKGQTLGSFTHWIMAAVIAFTFPYLASHIGGGYIFLFFCVMMVLQLLFVWRLMPETKGRTLEEIEMTMIAH
- a CDS encoding carbohydrate kinase — translated: MTKHNIVSMGEILWDILPDQELPGGASLNVAYHLQKLSQHVAMVSRVGTDDYGQRLLQLMEQQQLSTAYIQQDSEHVTGKVFAHMDENNDMQYDIVYPVAWDHISWNDSLEKLLQGDELQYVLYGSLQARHEVTRSTLSKVIQTNVRKVLDINLRAPYYSQELLEWLMNSCDLLKMNIAELVLISSWYGSYDTNEARIQALAARFNIDTIVVTLGGDGCMGYIKEAFYYQSGLKVKVADTIGSGDAFLAGFLTCQLRECTPEYSLAYANALGALVASKSGGCPAYDPQEIAVLMKTAISS
- a CDS encoding glycoside hydrolase family 32 protein encodes the protein MKMKLFFMLLAGLLPVLLHAQDNPVPTPQWRPVYHFTPQKNWMNDPNGLIYLNGVYHLYYQHNPFENKWGHMSWGHATSKDLINWKHLPVAIPEIEGKDTTTWIFSGSAVWDKHNTSGFGKNGKGPVVAIYTGDQPKQKKESQFIAYSNDGGLTYTNYANNPVIDLRKGDFRDPSVIWLEDQQKWLMSVAHPGIQKIEFYSSANLKDWELLSEFDRQGDTRRMWECPSLTPFFVDGDPAKKKWLLMISSSSPGDGVGMQYFTGDFDGRTFTNDNHAATKLFVDYGRTFFAAIPFNHLPGDAKTMLGWLVPFETPTHPWRGQMSIARDLALKTTPEGIRLYQQPAAVLNAYLKKLSAAKTMLKRNITINNNELALSSAKSFNTNTNWIDATFTTGTAQDFGFKIAQQKDGNKVVAETVVGYNMARQELYITQVKDGKVVATLEKMAVKPVNNKIRLQVLFDKSSLEIFVNDGEKVLTTLLFPEKNATGFAAFAAEGDVQLDTLKVWNLDKIL
- a CDS encoding TIGR03118 family protein, producing the protein MTPLFEQQPVISIHPGPGYSKQTKGRSGIAILSGAFILLILLILNTGCHKTDNNPPPTNYLQTNLVADVAGLGATIIDSSLVNAWGIAVAPSGPFWLTANHTGLSTIYDKNGVTLRPAVSIPAPGGSGIGAPTGIVFNSTTDFTIGDQPSRFIFATEDGTIAAWGAGNAATIMADRSTASAIYKGLALATDGADNFLYATNFFEGKIDVFDKAFHYVTGKPFMDPAMPAGFAPFNIRNISGNLYVTYAKQKPDKHDDEAGAGNGYVDIFKPDGSLVKRFTSQGALNSPWGIVPATPGFWKVDNTILIGNFGDGHISVFDQDGKFLGQLMNGGTPLAIYGLWALENNVPMADPNQLFFTAGPSEETHGLFGYVVKGH
- a CDS encoding DUF3817 domain-containing protein — its product is MKLNVLTNAIDRLRVTAFLEGMSLLILLGIAMPLKYMADMPQPVRVIGMAHGILFLLYVVLVINVKFAHKWAIGKTLVALCASVIPFGTFYVDAKWLRENK